A window of Clavibacter michiganensis contains these coding sequences:
- a CDS encoding thioredoxin domain-containing protein, with translation MPNRLADAVSPYLLSHADNPVDWRPWGEEAFAEARRRDVPVLVSVGYSTCHWCHVMARETFSDPALASRLNEGFVAIKVDREEHPEVDAALITAAGAFTDQLGWPLNVFTTPEGRTFHAGTYSPPEPRAGHPSFRQVLDAVADAWTTRRDQVEQGAGQLSAAIREASERGSVASPLPDAAALDRVAAELASFEDAEHGGFGSAPKFPVAPVVLLLDTLATSGALAPERATSTGALVRRTLDAMAGSDLRDPVEGGFFRYSTRRDWSEPHYERMLYDNALLLDAYARAGDEEVAAGIVAFLTGTLRRASGGFASAQDSESTVGGRRVEGGYYALDAAGRAAEEPPAVDGKVLTGWNGLAIGALARAGRAFGQGEWIEAARAAADMLLQEHVRSDGSLVRASIDGRVSPAVATLEDHGMLADGLLALALATGEVAYAMRARAIVDALIAAADGDPQPGAAGFRVPTGADPVLAGFGLDLASDPSEGAYPSGLTAAASAARVFGRLTADPRYERAARAALATVAAGGASRPIAFGGALEQAVAIEAAGRQLVVVVPDGADAAGDPLADLARGRIHPPDVSLVVTETAARAWADAGFELLADRAAGSTATAYLCADFVCRLPVTTAEALRAQLADAT, from the coding sequence ATGCCCAACCGCCTCGCCGACGCCGTCAGCCCGTACCTCCTGAGCCACGCGGACAACCCGGTCGACTGGCGGCCGTGGGGCGAGGAGGCGTTCGCGGAGGCCCGCCGCCGCGACGTGCCCGTGCTCGTCTCGGTCGGCTACTCGACCTGCCACTGGTGCCACGTCATGGCGCGCGAGACGTTCTCGGATCCGGCGCTCGCCTCGCGTCTGAACGAGGGGTTCGTCGCGATCAAGGTCGACCGCGAGGAGCACCCGGAGGTCGATGCGGCCCTCATCACCGCGGCCGGCGCCTTCACGGATCAGCTCGGCTGGCCGCTCAACGTCTTCACGACGCCCGAGGGCCGCACCTTCCACGCGGGCACCTACTCGCCGCCCGAGCCGCGCGCCGGGCACCCGTCGTTCCGCCAGGTGCTCGACGCCGTCGCCGACGCCTGGACCACCCGGCGCGACCAGGTCGAGCAGGGTGCGGGGCAGCTGAGCGCCGCGATCCGGGAGGCCTCCGAGCGCGGATCCGTCGCGTCGCCGCTCCCCGACGCCGCCGCGCTCGACCGGGTCGCCGCCGAGCTCGCCTCGTTCGAGGACGCGGAGCACGGCGGGTTCGGATCCGCGCCCAAGTTCCCCGTCGCGCCCGTCGTGCTGCTGCTCGACACGCTCGCGACCTCGGGGGCGCTCGCGCCCGAGCGCGCGACGTCGACCGGCGCGCTGGTGCGCCGCACGCTCGACGCGATGGCCGGGTCCGACCTGCGCGACCCGGTGGAGGGCGGCTTCTTCCGCTACTCCACGCGCCGCGACTGGTCCGAGCCGCACTACGAGCGGATGCTCTACGACAACGCCCTGCTCCTCGACGCCTACGCGCGCGCCGGGGACGAGGAGGTCGCGGCGGGGATCGTCGCGTTCCTCACGGGGACCCTGAGGCGGGCGTCGGGAGGGTTCGCGTCGGCGCAGGACTCGGAGAGCACGGTCGGCGGGCGCCGCGTCGAGGGCGGGTACTACGCGCTGGATGCGGCCGGTCGCGCGGCGGAGGAACCGCCCGCGGTCGACGGCAAGGTGCTCACCGGCTGGAACGGGCTCGCGATCGGCGCGCTCGCCCGGGCGGGCCGCGCGTTCGGACAGGGAGAATGGATCGAGGCAGCCCGCGCCGCCGCCGACATGCTGCTCCAGGAGCACGTGCGGTCGGACGGATCCCTCGTGCGCGCCTCGATCGACGGCCGCGTCTCGCCCGCGGTCGCGACGCTCGAGGACCACGGGATGCTCGCCGACGGGCTCCTCGCGCTGGCGCTCGCGACGGGCGAGGTCGCGTACGCGATGCGGGCGCGGGCGATCGTCGACGCGCTGATCGCCGCGGCGGACGGCGACCCGCAGCCGGGCGCCGCGGGCTTCCGCGTCCCGACGGGCGCGGATCCGGTGCTCGCGGGCTTCGGCCTCGACCTCGCGTCCGACCCTTCCGAGGGCGCGTACCCATCGGGCCTCACCGCGGCGGCGTCGGCCGCGCGCGTGTTCGGGCGGCTCACGGCGGATCCGCGCTACGAGCGGGCGGCCCGCGCCGCGCTCGCGACGGTCGCCGCGGGAGGGGCGAGCCGGCCGATCGCGTTCGGCGGGGCGCTCGAGCAGGCGGTCGCGATCGAGGCGGCCGGCCGCCAGCTCGTCGTGGTCGTGCCGGACGGCGCCGACGCGGCGGGCGACCCGCTCGCGGACCTGGCGCGCGGCCGCATCCACCCGCCCGACGTGTCGCTCGTCGTCACGGAGACGGCGGCGCGGGCGTGGGCCGACGCGGGCTTCGAGCTGCTCGCGGACCGCGCCGCGGGGTCCACCGCCACCGCCTACCTGTGCGCCGACTTCGTCTGCCGCCTCCCGGTGACGACGGCCGAGGCGCTGCGGGCGCAGCTGGCCGACGCGACCTGA